A portion of the Salminus brasiliensis chromosome 9, fSalBra1.hap2, whole genome shotgun sequence genome contains these proteins:
- the cnpy4 gene encoding protein canopy 4, with translation MKVSALLVSFLFSLSAANEDERLPNKCEVCKFLTVELQAALEKTGRSKEVMELGEVLDTGKRRRKIKYNTSETRLTEAVDNICAGILQYSVHAERPGSLRYAKGTSQTMSTLKNLVGKGVKVELGVPYELWDEPSVEVADLKRQCETMLEEYEEVVEDWYFNHQEERLEKFLCESHVLKSSEIECLKEVWKGDMGIKGSAEGSESNREEDGQTHDAGEL, from the exons ATGAAGGTTTCAGCTCTGCTCGTGTCGTTTCTGTTTAGCCTCTCTGCAGCAAACGAGGACGAGCGGCTTCCTAATAAATGTGAAG tATGCAAGTTCTTGACAGTGGAGTTGCAGGCAGCCCTTGAAAAGACCGGCCGCTCCAAAGAGGTTATGGAGCTTGGAGAGGTGCTGGACACTGGAAAACGCAGACGCAAAATCAAGTACAATACCTC AGAAACCCGGTTGACCGAAGCTGTGGACAACATCTGCGCAGGGATACTGCAGTACAGCGTCCATGCTGAGAGACCGGGTAGCCTCCGTTATGCTAAG GGCACCAGTCAGACCATGAGTACACTGAAGAATCTGGTTGGTAAGGGAGTCAAGGTTGAGCTGGGTGTCCCTTATGAGCTCTGGGATGAACCATCAGTGGAGGTGGCAGACCTGAAGAGACAG TGTGAGACCATGCTGGAGGAATATGAGGAGGTGGTAGAGGACTGGTACTTCAATCATCAGGAGGAAAGACTGGAGAAGTTTCTTTGCGAATCTCATGTTCTGAAAAGCTCAGAAATAG aatgccTGAAGGAGGTTTGGAAAGGTGACATGGGGATAAAAGGATCAGCTGAGGGGTCGGAGAGCAACAGAGAAGAAGATGGACAAACGCATGATGCTGGAGAACTTTGA